From one Bacteroides eggerthii genomic stretch:
- a CDS encoding SusC/RagA family TonB-linked outer membrane protein — translation MKNSRLKLIVSAMFLLIMVGIHAQNVRVTGVVSDAQGSLIGVNVHVKGGTTGVITDINGKYSIEIPASATLVFSYIGYVEQELKVGNKRVINVTLVEDSELLDEVVVVGYGYQRKSDVATSVASVKTDEMKSFPAGNVGDMLRGRVAGVNVTSASGRPGSTPSITIRGNRSISAQNTPLYVIDGSVSDGEEFSTLSAESIESIEILKDAASQAIYGARASDGVILVTTKRGAQGKMEVNYNGYVGIQSLWRNFDFYSPEEYVMLRREAMANDKGIIDAREMSISEALSDDVMKEVWASGQFVDWEDLMLKNALYQNHDITVRGGNDKLRVSAGLNYFDQDGMVTTGSGYQKAAFRLNVDYKVNKWINFGVNTSYALTKSEREDGNFTEFITRTPLAKVYEEDGTYTKYINSANDVNPLYRAQNYNREITNNSYRVNLFLELKPFKGFNYRLNTSFYNRQQEDGEAKKTDYPGGGATAKLANNEKRSYLIENIFTYDVPFRDKNHKLVLTAVQSVDHTQSKELGYSTASLPVDMGWDFIANGEFSGKPVRTFSENNLVSFMGRASYTLMDKYIMNIAVRRDGSSRFGKNNKWGTFPSIALAWRINQEEFLRNVSWIDNLKLRLSYGIVGNQNGIGNYTTLGLANEYRYEFGDNMYMGYLPGKELSNPNLKWEQSRTTNVGVDFAFFKNRLSGTIEYYQTRTTDLLVKREINSVLGYENMLDNLGETKSHGVDINISGDVIRTKDLTWSLGANFSHYANEIVKIDDQVDENGKPLSQPGNKWFVGEPINVYYNYVPDGIYQYEDFDIKRNPYNELEYTLKPTIDTDGDGIADKALSREDNVKPGSVKIKDINGDGKINADDRTPISKDPDFTLSLNTSLKWKGFDFYMDWYGVSGRKIQNAYLNESNSGGSLQGKLNGIKVNYWTPFNPSNEFPRPSHNTNVPYHGALAIQDASYIRLRTLQLGYTFPAEWIKHISLSRLRVYATATNLLTFTDFKSYSPELTPGAYPESRQYVFGINVSF, via the coding sequence ATGAAAAACAGTCGTCTAAAACTAATTGTGTCGGCCATGTTTCTATTGATCATGGTGGGCATACATGCACAAAATGTACGAGTGACAGGTGTTGTATCTGATGCACAAGGTTCATTGATTGGAGTGAATGTTCATGTGAAAGGGGGAACCACCGGTGTGATTACCGATATAAACGGTAAATATTCTATTGAGATACCTGCTAGTGCTACACTTGTATTCTCTTATATAGGTTATGTAGAACAGGAACTCAAAGTTGGTAATAAACGAGTTATTAATGTAACTTTAGTTGAAGATTCCGAATTATTGGATGAGGTGGTAGTGGTAGGTTATGGCTACCAGCGAAAGAGTGATGTAGCAACCTCTGTAGCTTCTGTCAAGACCGATGAGATGAAGAGTTTTCCGGCAGGTAATGTTGGTGATATGCTTCGTGGACGTGTAGCAGGTGTCAATGTAACGAGTGCTTCGGGCAGACCGGGTTCTACACCAAGTATTACTATTCGTGGGAATCGGTCTATTAGTGCACAGAATACTCCTTTATATGTAATTGATGGTTCTGTATCAGATGGAGAAGAATTTAGCACATTGAGTGCTGAAAGTATTGAGTCTATTGAGATTCTGAAAGATGCAGCTTCACAGGCTATCTATGGTGCACGTGCTAGCGATGGTGTCATTTTAGTGACTACTAAACGTGGGGCACAGGGTAAGATGGAAGTAAATTATAACGGATATGTAGGTATTCAATCCTTGTGGCGTAATTTTGATTTTTATTCTCCTGAAGAGTACGTGATGTTGAGACGTGAGGCTATGGCAAATGATAAAGGCATTATTGATGCTCGCGAGATGTCTATTTCAGAAGCACTTAGTGATGATGTGATGAAAGAAGTATGGGCAAGCGGGCAATTTGTTGATTGGGAAGACCTAATGTTGAAGAATGCCTTATATCAAAACCATGATATAACTGTACGTGGTGGAAACGACAAACTTCGTGTTTCTGCAGGACTTAATTATTTTGATCAGGACGGTATGGTAACTACTGGTTCCGGCTATCAAAAGGCTGCTTTTCGTCTGAATGTAGACTATAAGGTTAATAAATGGATTAATTTTGGTGTAAATACTTCTTATGCTTTAACGAAGAGCGAACGTGAAGATGGGAATTTTACAGAATTTATTACCCGTACACCGTTAGCTAAGGTGTATGAGGAGGATGGAACTTATACTAAGTATATTAATTCAGCTAATGATGTCAACCCTCTTTATAGGGCGCAAAATTATAATCGTGAAATAACAAACAACAGTTATCGTGTTAATTTATTCTTGGAACTGAAACCATTTAAAGGATTTAATTATCGTTTGAATACATCTTTTTATAACAGACAACAAGAAGATGGGGAAGCAAAAAAAACAGATTATCCCGGTGGAGGTGCTACTGCAAAATTAGCAAATAATGAAAAAAGAAGTTATTTGATAGAAAACATATTTACGTATGATGTCCCTTTCAGAGACAAGAATCATAAATTAGTTTTAACTGCTGTACAGTCTGTAGATCATACTCAATCCAAAGAGTTAGGATATTCTACGGCTTCACTACCAGTGGATATGGGTTGGGATTTTATCGCAAACGGTGAGTTTAGCGGAAAACCGGTCAGAACATTCTCTGAGAATAATTTGGTGTCGTTTATGGGACGTGCCTCGTATACGCTTATGGATAAGTATATTATGAACATAGCGGTCAGACGAGATGGTTCAAGTCGTTTTGGTAAAAATAATAAATGGGGTACATTCCCCTCTATAGCTTTAGCATGGCGCATAAATCAGGAGGAGTTTCTTCGCAATGTATCTTGGATTGATAATCTGAAATTGCGTTTGAGCTATGGCATTGTAGGTAATCAAAATGGTATTGGAAACTATACAACTCTTGGTTTGGCTAATGAATATCGTTATGAATTTGGCGATAATATGTATATGGGGTATCTTCCAGGAAAGGAATTGTCTAACCCTAATTTGAAGTGGGAGCAATCTCGTACTACGAATGTGGGAGTTGACTTTGCTTTTTTCAAAAATAGATTATCCGGAACAATAGAATATTATCAGACTAGAACAACGGACTTACTTGTAAAACGTGAGATCAATTCGGTTTTAGGCTATGAAAATATGCTTGATAATTTGGGGGAAACCAAGTCCCATGGTGTGGATATAAATATTAGTGGTGATGTTATCCGTACAAAAGATCTGACTTGGAGTTTAGGTGCTAATTTTAGTCATTATGCTAATGAAATTGTAAAGATTGATGATCAAGTTGATGAAAATGGTAAGCCATTGAGTCAGCCCGGAAATAAATGGTTTGTTGGTGAACCTATCAATGTTTATTATAATTATGTACCAGATGGCATTTATCAGTATGAAGATTTTGATATTAAACGTAATCCTTATAATGAATTGGAGTACACTCTGAAACCTACTATTGATACGGATGGGGATGGTATTGCGGATAAAGCACTTTCGCGGGAAGACAATGTAAAACCTGGTTCTGTGAAGATTAAAGATATAAATGGTGATGGTAAAATTAATGCGGATGACCGTACTCCGATATCTAAAGATCCTGATTTTACATTATCTTTGAATACATCTCTAAAATGGAAAGGTTTTGACTTTTATATGGATTGGTATGGTGTGTCCGGTCGTAAGATTCAGAATGCCTATTTGAATGAATCTAATAGTGGTGGTTCTTTGCAGGGTAAATTAAATGGTATCAAAGTGAACTATTGGACTCCATTTAATCCATCGAATGAATTCCCGCGCCCCAGCCATAATACGAATGTACCTTATCATGGTGCATTGGCTATTCAGGATGCTTCCTATATCCGTTTACGTACATTACAGTTAGGATATACTTTCCCGGCAGAGTGGATAAAACATATTTCTCTGTCACGTCTGAGGGTTTATGCTACAGCAACTAACTTATTGACATTTACGGACTTTAAGTCTTATAGTCCTGAGTTGACACCGGGAGCTTATCCTGAATCAAGACAGTATGTATTTGGAATTAATGTTTCATTCTAA
- a CDS encoding glycosyl hydrolase 115 family protein, whose product MKNKRFIFLLLFIIRSVWIFACMNSLVLSEGNFRIVVSDGELPPIKLAVATLQRDFKSVMGFRPSIVSVPTDREAGSIELIIVNESTVNPNVDKSELRSLDGFESHRLYADASTKRIYLTGKDMRGAIYAIYTFSEKFLDVPPLWFFSSWRPQKKEQIEIPCNLDYFYKSPQVRYRAWFPNDTELFTPWRQRTLQNNEVWLETMLRLKLNTVEMEQTVTYPDYKLAESVSLLHKYGLILSSTHHTACNNNLVTWKEYWCKVRGITPPKLLLSDEKSLREFWQYSIETVCRCGQENLWTIAFRGIGDQPYWAAFEDAPVGEKERAEVINRMLRIQLDMIKERTGNPNPFVRVTFYDELSDLLAKGYLRPPVGDNILWTFVAARRDHYPNDDIVSFDTATRVKLGYYMNFQFTSTGAHLAAAEGPWKMEFNFRYVNSRRSLALSVVNAGNLREFVMELSANASMMWDMVTYDTDEFLYDFCVRYFGKKHAKEVMQLYRDYYHAYWEQKSAEFPGLECQFIFHDLRYARVFKQISEHFEHFSPNPLKEIIRERVSGRSFRIEGSNQVDSLLSGMERTFGRFDKVAQRCAELMPRLPEQYRCFFHDNLSAPCHYMAALSHSLYHFLRAYKYTEKRTEHLDLSIEYLETAQEALYSTQHDIFTDWYAGDKSHGKFNIPAKLTLLHNLRDRYGEK is encoded by the coding sequence ATGAAAAATAAACGCTTTATTTTCTTACTATTGTTTATCATTCGGTCTGTATGGATATTTGCTTGCATGAATTCTCTCGTTTTGAGTGAAGGTAATTTTCGTATAGTTGTTTCTGACGGAGAATTGCCACCGATAAAATTGGCAGTTGCGACGTTACAGCGTGATTTTAAGAGCGTAATGGGCTTTCGTCCTTCTATTGTTTCTGTTCCGACTGATAGAGAAGCGGGAAGTATCGAACTAATTATAGTTAATGAATCTACTGTTAATCCTAACGTGGATAAATCGGAACTTCGTTCTTTAGATGGCTTTGAGTCTCATCGTCTATATGCAGACGCTTCGACTAAACGGATTTATTTGACAGGAAAAGATATGCGTGGAGCGATCTATGCTATATATACTTTTAGTGAGAAATTTCTGGATGTTCCTCCTTTGTGGTTCTTTTCTTCATGGAGACCTCAAAAAAAAGAACAGATTGAGATCCCTTGTAATCTTGATTATTTTTATAAATCTCCACAAGTACGTTACAGAGCTTGGTTCCCTAATGATACAGAACTTTTTACGCCGTGGCGGCAACGTACATTACAAAATAACGAAGTGTGGTTAGAGACTATGTTACGTTTGAAATTGAATACAGTGGAAATGGAGCAGACAGTCACTTACCCGGATTATAAATTGGCGGAATCGGTGTCCCTGCTCCATAAATATGGTTTGATACTTTCTTCAACTCACCATACTGCTTGCAATAATAATTTAGTAACTTGGAAGGAGTATTGGTGCAAGGTACGTGGAATTACTCCTCCAAAATTGTTACTTTCTGACGAAAAGTCTCTACGGGAATTTTGGCAATATAGTATTGAGACAGTATGCCGTTGTGGACAGGAAAATCTTTGGACTATTGCTTTCAGAGGTATAGGCGATCAACCTTATTGGGCAGCTTTTGAAGACGCTCCTGTGGGTGAGAAGGAACGTGCGGAAGTTATCAATCGGATGTTACGTATTCAACTTGATATGATAAAAGAAAGAACGGGCAATCCTAATCCTTTTGTGCGTGTCACTTTTTATGATGAACTGTCGGATCTCTTGGCTAAAGGTTATTTGAGGCCGCCCGTCGGTGATAATATTTTGTGGACTTTTGTTGCTGCCCGCCGTGACCATTATCCTAATGATGACATTGTATCTTTTGATACTGCAACTCGGGTTAAATTAGGTTATTATATGAATTTTCAGTTTACTTCTACCGGAGCCCATTTAGCTGCGGCAGAAGGACCTTGGAAAATGGAGTTTAATTTTCGCTATGTTAACAGTCGTCGTTCGTTAGCTTTATCAGTAGTTAATGCCGGAAATCTTCGTGAATTTGTAATGGAATTATCTGCCAATGCATCTATGATGTGGGATATGGTTACTTATGATACGGATGAGTTCCTTTATGATTTTTGTGTTCGTTATTTTGGGAAAAAGCATGCAAAAGAAGTAATGCAACTTTATCGTGATTATTACCATGCGTATTGGGAGCAAAAGAGCGCTGAATTCCCGGGATTGGAGTGCCAGTTTATATTCCATGATTTACGTTATGCACGAGTGTTCAAACAGATTAGTGAACATTTTGAGCATTTCTCTCCTAATCCTTTAAAAGAAATTATACGTGAACGTGTATCAGGACGCTCGTTTCGTATAGAAGGGAGCAATCAGGTGGATTCGTTGCTGTCTGGCATGGAACGTACTTTCGGCAGGTTTGATAAAGTAGCTCAACGTTGTGCCGAACTTATGCCTCGGTTGCCCGAACAATATCGTTGTTTTTTTCATGATAATTTAAGTGCACCTTGTCATTATATGGCAGCATTAAGTCATTCACTTTATCATTTTTTGCGAGCCTATAAATATACGGAGAAGAGGACTGAGCATCTGGACTTATCCATAGAGTATTTAGAAACAGCACAAGAAGCGCTTTATTCTACTCAGCATGATATATTTACCGATTGGTACGCTGGAGACAAATCACATGGGAAATTTAACATTCCGGCAAAACTAACACTGTTACATAATCTTCGTGATAGGTATGGTGAAAAATAA
- a CDS encoding BACON domain-containing protein: MKKLIWVSFLLCLILVSCKEYNEVRIMPEFNNSETEVTLYKNIGSQATVVINTTADDITAEYDADWLSVDVNKRRVIYTITAVNETGEPRTAVVKLVSGEWMQEITVTQRELEESEIKLLKVGDLTEDGLGMIFWVDPENPEVGKAISLQRRVGACELPYKMNGAFSTVNGIENTALFANPSPNDAVVFCTSIGDGWYMPASEELADLFDAYNGIAHDDPAFVANNTEAITDTEKTARAKFEKMLADLGGDPINSAAAGAGESYWSSTEVSTVVDGKNAIYVRFGKYLSQGGSKEGSTRYARAMKLVGNYKFPEEPATLKVSPSKVDLTSEEGASKEVTVTTNKDTYTYIVEGEDVAWIKAEQNGDIVTFTALSANTSDKERSVTVTFTTGSEDNQAMVEVIVTQEKMPITSAFTIGEYVDMDKGVQLAEGGIVFWAEGNEAKILALKRIEPVSWLSSDADAALASIALGLDKDNGEKNTQKMRECSFSDKISVLQYCQDGWYLPAVNEMDEVFKAYNGGVEVDNTVITPEEQAARANWEQILATHSGDAMNIKEGAGDEYMTSSESADVTKIFFVRFGKWEPEKPGAKIMKKPTRYMRLIRKVSK; this comes from the coding sequence ATGAAAAAACTTATATGGGTTTCATTCCTTCTGTGCTTGATTCTCGTTTCCTGTAAAGAGTATAATGAAGTGAGAATTATGCCGGAGTTTAATAATAGTGAGACAGAAGTTACATTATATAAAAATATTGGTTCTCAAGCTACTGTAGTAATAAATACAACAGCAGATGATATAACTGCTGAATATGATGCCGATTGGCTTTCGGTGGACGTAAATAAGCGTCGTGTGATTTATACTATTACGGCTGTCAATGAGACTGGAGAACCACGTACAGCTGTTGTGAAGTTGGTTTCTGGTGAATGGATGCAAGAGATAACTGTTACGCAGCGCGAGTTGGAAGAATCGGAAATCAAATTATTGAAAGTGGGTGATTTGACGGAAGATGGTTTGGGTATGATATTTTGGGTGGATCCTGAAAATCCTGAGGTCGGTAAGGCTATTTCTTTACAACGCCGGGTAGGTGCATGTGAATTACCTTACAAGATGAACGGGGCTTTCTCCACTGTAAATGGTATAGAAAACACAGCTCTCTTTGCCAATCCTTCACCCAATGATGCAGTGGTATTCTGTACAAGTATTGGAGATGGGTGGTATATGCCTGCATCTGAGGAACTTGCTGATTTATTTGATGCTTATAATGGCATTGCTCATGATGATCCGGCATTTGTAGCTAATAATACAGAAGCTATTACAGATACAGAAAAAACGGCTCGTGCTAAATTTGAGAAAATGTTGGCTGATTTGGGCGGTGATCCAATTAATTCGGCTGCTGCGGGAGCAGGTGAGAGTTACTGGTCTAGTACAGAAGTCTCTACTGTTGTTGATGGAAAGAATGCTATTTATGTACGTTTTGGGAAATATTTGTCACAAGGTGGCTCTAAAGAAGGCTCAACTCGTTATGCTCGTGCTATGAAGTTAGTAGGTAACTATAAATTCCCTGAAGAACCGGCTACTTTGAAAGTGTCCCCTTCTAAGGTTGATTTGACAAGCGAAGAAGGAGCCTCAAAGGAAGTGACTGTGACTACTAACAAAGATACATATACTTATATTGTTGAAGGTGAAGATGTCGCTTGGATTAAAGCAGAACAGAATGGCGATATCGTAACTTTTACTGCACTTTCTGCTAATACAAGTGATAAAGAACGTTCTGTTACTGTTACTTTTACTACAGGTTCTGAAGATAATCAAGCTATGGTGGAAGTAATTGTTACGCAGGAAAAAATGCCGATTACATCAGCATTTACTATTGGTGAATATGTAGATATGGATAAAGGGGTACAGCTGGCTGAAGGTGGTATTGTTTTCTGGGCTGAGGGTAATGAAGCTAAGATACTTGCATTGAAACGTATTGAGCCAGTGAGCTGGTTATCGTCAGATGCAGATGCGGCGCTTGCAAGTATAGCTTTAGGTCTAGATAAGGATAATGGTGAAAAAAATACTCAAAAGATGCGTGAGTGTAGTTTTTCCGATAAAATTTCTGTCTTACAATATTGTCAGGATGGTTGGTATCTTCCAGCAGTTAACGAGATGGATGAAGTGTTTAAAGCTTATAATGGTGGAGTAGAAGTAGATAATACTGTAATAACACCAGAAGAACAAGCTGCCCGTGCTAATTGGGAGCAGATTCTAGCCACTCATTCGGGGGATGCGATGAATATTAAAGAGGGAGCTGGTGATGAGTATATGACAAGTTCGGAATCTGCAGATGTCACAAAAATTTTCTTTGTACGTTTTGGCAAATGGGAGCCTGAAAAGCCAGGAGCTAAAATAATGAAAAAGCCAACTCGTTATATGCGTTTAATCCGTAAAGTATCTAAATAA
- a CDS encoding RagB/SusD family nutrient uptake outer membrane protein: MKKILYIAALAVSSTVLLSSCEDFLNPESKTNITIDYLTNSPDGLNRAAIGLYALDREIAKGADNGGSGNLYVVSMCDYTTDLMAFRAGTSTAIAKLENFMPNNGDVEAFWQQHYFIIGKANEVIAGAEALGVEDPDPLTRRAYGEAKFFRGRAYFELWKRFERLYLNTEPTTVSNLERDFTPASKEDIFTVIRGDLDTAIEMLDWKAQDGDYGRITKATAKHVRAQVAMWDKDYDKAIEECEDIFEDGTYSMENKTGDVFNGPDFRSKEVLWAYQFSTNLGGGGSGTPLMGHRAAIITTTRYQSNADCTFEAKNGGYGWGRVYPNTYLFSLYDQAKDNRYKDLFIHTFYYNDPKSAKFGQEIPKNLYGTSAGYMEKLHPMSKKHFDQWTNADQPDRTTSFRDLIVYRLAETYLMCAEAYFHRDGGSSPKAIEYYNETWERAGNDHEDGPLTLDMLLDEYARELHFEGVRWPLLKRLGILGERVRLHGGDLKSEDPYLDKDYAECRRNFVDGKHETWPIPQNQVDLMGADVFPQSDPWK; the protein is encoded by the coding sequence ATGAAAAAGATATTATATATAGCGGCTTTGGCAGTATCATCTACCGTACTGTTGTCTTCTTGTGAAGATTTTCTGAATCCTGAGTCAAAAACGAATATAACAATTGATTACCTGACTAATTCTCCTGATGGTTTGAATCGTGCAGCAATAGGTTTGTATGCGCTAGATAGAGAAATTGCCAAAGGTGCCGATAATGGTGGAAGCGGTAATTTGTATGTTGTGAGTATGTGTGATTATACTACTGATCTTATGGCTTTTCGTGCCGGAACCAGTACTGCCATTGCTAAACTTGAAAATTTCATGCCGAATAATGGTGATGTAGAGGCTTTTTGGCAGCAGCATTATTTTATTATTGGTAAAGCTAATGAGGTAATAGCAGGAGCAGAAGCTTTGGGAGTAGAAGATCCAGATCCTTTGACACGTCGCGCTTATGGAGAAGCCAAATTCTTTCGTGGACGAGCATATTTTGAATTATGGAAACGTTTTGAACGTCTGTACTTAAATACTGAGCCTACTACCGTAAGCAATTTGGAACGTGATTTTACTCCAGCCAGTAAAGAGGATATATTTACTGTGATTCGTGGTGACCTGGATACTGCTATTGAGATGCTTGACTGGAAAGCACAGGACGGAGATTATGGTCGTATAACAAAAGCTACTGCTAAGCATGTGCGTGCACAGGTGGCTATGTGGGATAAAGATTATGACAAAGCCATCGAAGAGTGTGAAGATATCTTTGAGGATGGTACATACTCTATGGAAAATAAAACCGGTGATGTGTTTAATGGTCCGGACTTTCGTTCAAAAGAGGTATTGTGGGCATACCAGTTTTCAACAAACTTAGGTGGTGGTGGAAGTGGTACACCGTTGATGGGACATCGTGCAGCAATTATTACGACTACTCGTTATCAGTCTAATGCCGATTGTACTTTTGAAGCTAAGAATGGCGGATATGGTTGGGGACGTGTATATCCCAATACTTATTTATTCAGTCTTTACGATCAAGCTAAAGATAATCGTTATAAGGACCTTTTCATTCATACGTTCTATTATAATGATCCTAAATCTGCAAAATTCGGTCAAGAGATTCCAAAAAATTTGTATGGAACATCTGCCGGCTATATGGAAAAACTACATCCTATGTCAAAAAAACATTTTGATCAATGGACTAATGCCGACCAACCTGACCGTACTACAAGTTTCCGCGATTTGATAGTATACCGTTTGGCTGAAACCTATCTGATGTGTGCTGAAGCCTATTTCCATCGTGATGGAGGTAGTAGTCCGAAAGCTATTGAATATTACAATGAGACTTGGGAACGTGCAGGTAATGATCATGAAGACGGTCCTTTGACACTTGATATGCTTTTGGATGAATATGCTCGCGAACTTCATTTTGAAGGAGTGCGTTGGCCGTTGTTGAAGCGTTTGGGTATTTTGGGCGAACGTGTTCGTCTGCATGGTGGTGATTTGAAATCAGAAGATCCATATTTGGATAAAGACTATGCCGAGTGTCGTCGAAACTTTGTGGATGGTAAACATGAAACATGGCCTATTCCGCAGAATCAGGTGGATTTGATGGGAGCGGATGTTTTCCCTCAGAGTGATCCATGGAAATAA